The proteins below come from a single Triticum aestivum cultivar Chinese Spring chromosome 5D, IWGSC CS RefSeq v2.1, whole genome shotgun sequence genomic window:
- the LOC123120321 gene encoding probable E3 ubiquitin-protein ligase plr-1: protein MDYVDQDRLLDEAMIETRRRWGWSEERIDEFQRERTRDREELRQELAAELREREIMEYERRHMDRASGRAMLDLRIPAVSETRERDCAVCYEEFREGGKKLRTMPCGHSFHQRCIFDRLRFNRRCPVCRFAMTFVEEQRAIDRAQAEAAVPSGDGPEAAKRRRLDLAAPSELDSTLVTCDLKAMALGQGLSDASDLNLPSVHLPTDDCINGTPSSMVLPF, encoded by the coding sequence ATGGATTATGTGGATCAAGATCGTCTCCTAGATGAGGCTATGATTGAAACGAGAAGAAGGTGGGGGTGGAGCGAGGAACGAATTGACGAGTTTCAGAGGGAAAGGACAAGAGATCGAGAAGAATTGCGCCAGGAACTGGCTGCAGAATTGCGTGAGAGGGAAATAATGGAATATGAAAGAAGGCATATGGACCGGGCCTCCGGGCGAGCCATGTTAGATCTGCGTATTCCGGCAGTCAGCGAGACAAGGGAACGAGACTGCGCGGTGTGCTATGAGGAATTCCGGGAAGGCGGAAAGAAGCTGAGGACGATGCCGTGCGGCCACTCCTTCCATCAGCGCTGCATCTTCGACCGGCTTCGCTTTAACCGTCGCTGCCCAGTGTGCCGCTTTGCGATGACCTTCGTCGAGGAGCAACGTGCCATTGACCGGGCACAAGCCGAGGCGGCGGTGCCATCCGGTGATGGGCCGGAGGCAGCCAAGCGGCGGAGACTCGACCTGGCTGCGCCCAGTGAATTAGACTCCACACTTGTCACTTGTGATCTGAAGGCGATGGCACTCGGCCAAGGACTTTCTGACGCTTCTGATCTGAACTTGCCTTCTGTGCATTTGCCTACTGATGATTGCATAAATGGTACTCCAAGCAGCATGGTGCTTCCCTTCTGA